The genomic interval TTCAAAGAGGATACGACACGAGGAGGAGCTGTTGGTCAGGTTCTTTGGACAGGATTACGAGGACTATCGCAAGCGTGTCGGGACCATGATTCCCTTTTGCGGGTAGTTAGTACGGGCTCGTCATGGCACGCAACTTGAAGAACGACATGTTGAGCCAACTGCCAATTATTGTGTTTTGTCTAAAACCCAGAAATCATAGTGTACATAGAAAAGAGTACCAGACCAACGCCGTGCCCCATTTGACGATTGTTTTGGCGAGTTACGAGGTTGCAACCGAATTACAGGCCATTTGCCTGCTGACGCTGCCGTACTTGGCCTGCCACGCGTAAAAGTACATCAAAGCTGCAAAGGGCTGCCCGAGGATGGTAAACGAGACCCAGAAAATGCAGTTGCCGAGCATGCGACCCGTGGGAGACTGCATCTTTTCCAGGGGGGTGGTGAGGGCAATAAGGGGAAGTTGGAAGAACATGCCCGCAAAAGCAACACCTGTTTTTCTTTGTTAGCCGACTGACTGACTGTACGAGTTTTCCCCCCCGAGACGACTTACCAATAATGTTATGTGTCGGGATACCAACAAGAACCTCGTGCAGGACGGCAGACGCGAAGAAGACGGCCAGTTGCGCGGCCCTTGGGCTCCATCCTCGGCCAATCAGGGGTGAGTAGACATGACGCTTGAAGTACTGGTATACGGGCTTGTTCCACAATCGCCAGTATGCACCCAAGCTCTCGCTGTTCCACCAGTCCTCGTAGAAACACCGGTCACCGAACCGGGTAACTTCGGCGAGAGCGTTGAGAAACGATTGGAAGAGGGCAAAAAAGCCGGCGAGCCAGATGACCAGAGAAATCGTCGAGAGTTTCATCAGCCGCTCGAGAATCTTGGGGACGTCCAGAGAGGCAATCTTATCAAGAGAGTTGATGAGGACAGGCGCGGCGTACTGGGCGCTAGCGAACCAGATAAAGACACCCAGGCCAAATACTTCTGCCATGCGCTTCGCGACAAAGACCCATCTGATCTTGTCCGTCCTCGGATACGCGGGCTGGTAGACCAATGTCGGTGCCCACCAGAAGTATGCCAGGTTGTGCATCGAAATGTTCTGAGGATACGGGCACTGCTGGTAAATTTCGGGCATGGCGGCAAGTTCGCCCTTGACAGGATGCAAGTAGGCATGACGCAGGTCTCGGTTCGTAAAGGCGTACGACGCTGTCTTGAGCCAGACGATGATGGCGTGGAGCTCAGTCAGGGTGCCGATCAAGGGGTGGTGAATGTGGAAGTACACGACATAGGATGTAACGGTCAGAGCGAGAGTGATGTTAACGGCGTGGATCCAAGCGATAACCTTCCAGGTCGAGTCAAACCTCGCGCGCTGGTCCTCTGTTGGGCTGGCGGCTCCGTCTTTCGATTTCGCCCGCAGGCCCCTTGCTTGCTGGGCGGCAGCCAGTTCGATTAGGTACGCGGCGATAAGATGACAAGGGATCAGAAGATATAAGCCCAAGCCGAGAGCGAGATCTTGCTGGCGGAAATCGTGGCAGCGAACACAAATCAAGACTCCGTACTACAAGCGCCTGATTAGTGAGGTGTGTCTTCATATCAAGAACAATTCGTTGAAGCCTACTTTTTGAATGTTCTCCATCATCAGACGAAGATTACCGACAACTATGCTTGGTTAGCCAATGCCATTGAAGCAGCTCCGGCATCGGCTCGACGTACTTAGTACAATAATCATTAAGTTCCTGAAGCCAATGAAGCTCGGGGCCGTGTTAGAGTCATGGCTCAGGGTTGATGGGCGCGATTTGGAGTGGACGGCAGCGACGTGTCTGTATTTCTTTTGAATAGCCCTCCTCAGCTCGTCGGTCGTGCGGTTGGTGTCGGGTGTAGTAGTCGGCTTGACGGCGGCCTTGGGGTTGGAGGTGCCATTGGAGGTGCCATTGTGCTTGTTACGCAGAGAGGAGGAGGTAGTGGTGGTGCTTGAGCTCTCAAGGCTCGTCACCGTGGCCGTGTTCATGACGGGCAAGACGTCCCTGGAGCTATTGGGTCCTCAACAAGAATgtaagagagagaggaggaggaggaaaaaaggaaaagcgGCCGTAGTGGATGACGAGGGGGAAAGATGGGTGAAAGTATAAAGTGAGGAGACGTGTAGGTAGGCTGTCAGGGAAGAGCTATGTATATGCAATGCAGGGAGTGAAGTGGTGGCAAGCGCGATAAGATATCGGACTCGTTAGTATAGATCTCTAATGCAAGACACCGCGCGCGGCCGGGTCAGGCAAGATGAAGAGTACGGATTGACTTTGTAACCGGCGTTTCCAAAGGGAAAACGGACGGCGCCCGCGAATCGATTTGAGCTCCTTTCAGAACTGAGGAGAAGCTATTTTATCTGGATTGGATGGACCAGGTAGGGCGCATTGGCTTTTTGGCTGTGCCTGGTGAGGGGCAATGGCTGAGGTGCAGGAAAATGATTGAGTGGTGAGGTAGCTTTAAAGAAGGGGGTACGTCAAGGCACAGGGGGGGGAAAGGTAAGTGAGGTATGTAGTCGGAGGGAAAACCAGGTGGAGGAAGCTAGGCCGACGCCATCAGACCTTGTAGCGTGGGGATTCGTTCATCAACGTGGAGGAATGATGGAAGAGGAGGTGCGCTGACGACAAGAATGCAGACGGCGTGCAGGACGGGCCAGTTGAAGAGATGCGATGCAGAGAACTGATCAGAGACATGGAAATGCAGGAGAGATGAAGTAAACAAAACAGAATTTACGAAAAAGAGAGAGACGAGTGACGACGGGCCAAGGTACTAAgactaaggtaaggtaaggtagataCGATGGCACGGCCCATTGGGGCGGGATTGGAAGGGGGGACCTTGAGAATGTCAGGGTCGTTGAGCTGTCTGACCCGGAACCTGGCTGGATCAACGGAGAGCGCCTCAAAGCCAGCGCTAATGCATGACCGCAGAGAAGGAGACAGCccagagagacagagagcaAAAAGCCCGTTGTGTTTAAAATCACCCAACACATCCTGCATCCTGACGCCGCCAGCCTAGGCAAGTTGAGGccttgagagagagagaaaagtcGCATGCATCCAATGCACGCCAAGGGTCTCTACGGCTCCACGGATAGTGACGGCGATCCCCGGTGGCAGCTCTGAGTGGTCCAACATGGGCTTCACCTCGTGGGTCCAGGGAACTTGGGAGTCAGAGTCTAGAGAAAAACGAGGAGGGAGCCGTGGCTTTGCAACTGGAAAATCACATGTGAAAGTGCCTGACTGACTGGGCAGTGGGGAGAGGGGCCAGAAGAAATCGCACCTTGCCATAAATTATCACCTCACGAAGAATCGCGGGATATTTTTGGGCATTCGCGGCATGGGAATGGAAATTTGGGACATGGGCGCCCCGATATTGGCCCGGATAAGAAAACCGATAAAAACCGTGGGCCGTCGACCTTCCCGGGAAGCGAACGGGTACGTACCCAGGCTGCATTAGCTCATCGACCGAAATTGACGACGTTGGAAGGGACGTGCCTCTGTGCATCCTTCCTTCAGTCCACAGCAGAGCTCCCAGCTCCCAGCTCTCAGCTCCCTGGGTCATGTGACTGCGAGAAGAGTAGCTGGCCTGTGCACGCGTCGCGGTCGTTTTCACTGTCATTGGCGACGTACCAACCTCGTGGAACCGAACAATGCTGAAGCTCCCTCACCAACAAGCGCCATTTCACATTTCACTGAAATTTCGGGGTTTGTTTCATCAGCCATAAACTACATATGAGCTCAATATCAACAAAGAGAGATTGCGAAACCCTCATGAGAGTTTAAAGATGGCGTATGATCCTCGAGGGGATCACCATGGcaggagaggaggaggaggaggcccAGGCGGTGATGGAGAGGGTCAAGATGGCGGTTTCGTGAGAGCCAGGGGTCGACGTGAGTTTTTACCTAGATTCTCTAGCACGAGCTCATGCGTAGAATACCCAGAGCGGAAGCCCTCAGCCTACATGATGAGAGACAGGGGCGAACACCATCTGGACTTCTCATCTCAAACTCCTGCGCGCTTGAGACAAAGACTAGCTTCCACGAGCATATAACTGACGTCCCCAGGTCCTGTTACTGATTATGGCTCAACCGTCGCCAACTGGATGCGCCATCGCTCGCCACTTGACGGCGATGCATACACCGGAGAAGTCGAGAGGCCAAGTGCCAGCTTCATCGTTGATGTGAGTCCTCTACAAGGTCGCCTTCTCCTCATC from Colletotrichum lupini chromosome 2, complete sequence carries:
- a CDS encoding MBOAT family protein → MNTATVTSLESSSTTTTSSSLRNKHNGTSNGTSNPKAAVKPTTTPDTNRTTDELRRAIQKKYRHVAAVHSKSRPSTLSHDSNTAPSFIGFRNLMIIVLIVGNLRLMMENIQKYGVLICVRCHDFRQQDLALGLGLYLLIPCHLIAAYLIELAAAQQARGLRAKSKDGAASPTEDQRARFDSTWKVIAWIHAVNITLALTVTSYVVYFHIHHPLIGTLTELHAIIVWLKTASYAFTNRDLRHAYLHPVKGELAAMPEIYQQCPYPQNISMHNLAYFWWAPTLVYQPAYPRTDKIRWVFVAKRMAEVFGLGVFIWFASAQYAAPVLINSLDKIASLDVPKILERLMKLSTISLVIWLAGFFALFQSFLNALAEVTRFGDRCFYEDWWNSESLGAYWRLWNKPVYQYFKRHVYSPLIGRGWSPRAAQLAVFFASAVLHEVLVGIPTHNIIGVAFAGMFFQLPLIALTTPLEKMQSPTGRMLGNCIFWVSFTILGQPFAALMYFYAWQAKYGSVSRQMACNSVATS